Proteins from one Limanda limanda chromosome 9, fLimLim1.1, whole genome shotgun sequence genomic window:
- the ccdc17 gene encoding coiled-coil domain-containing protein 17, whose product MHEPPDPLALLGGTGPVGGQDWYPGDPPQHPHSAAGGCEPIYRGSSRSRVGIIRLWGSGGDQSYLEVTRGHRMEKTLICRACHMVFRSTRLLEKHTAMFCIGGGAERESGGGGVDAKQTRAPDPVQTRIQRRIPITRSRAEAELESRAEDKRASAQTDAAALRNLTDEFHRLRMSIEENIPNWSGSSEPSPRHLGHTEGLKEMREMATLHQRQVALIHAHNRQLEQQRDERAHQVSVLSEQSRSSQLDNLLMELREQEERNQETLQELARHLHALHVRPADQPDPAENPKMHPDNYKLIASADGPLSAQIKALRQTYLQSGGSDPAVVAQMTDLQAEAQNLEENHTAAAEDRKVRPRQPGPSWELLALDQENQRLEEEILRMQLDRERKHDHEAAVRTEHWLIQREKLQQSLQAEVERGGEASWSCRQPPPLVPLQTKTHTQAPFPLLQTRSFSSTSGRHVMDPLDSLGPAPYDPAAGFVVFFDLALGVDASQKTLRLVAALYSEGVEVGPPTPLPPVQCLPGLSSPYTHSLAPGNYALLSVKQPVPRIQPSASLCLVLEVQAAGDLDVHNQEVFRQSPSGWTRLELFDQHNQLCSGHWRMPVRCLPVKPSLSIAQLNTINQVGNMELCVRLVNSRDEDMQTLVKPDPASTRHYRYQAVVSSLHATGQAAPSVSAPRPTEVNQLCSPLTSTHHTNPPPTDGASQS is encoded by the exons TTTATGGGGATCAGGAGGTGATCAGTCCTACCTGGAGGTAACCAGAGGTCATCGGATGGAGAAGACGTTGATCTGCCGAGCCTGTCACATGGTGTTCCGCTCCACCAGGCTGCTGGAGAAACACACAGCGATGTTTTGCATCGGTGGgggggcggagagagagagcggaggtggaggtgtggaTGCTAAACAGACCAGAGCTCCTGATCCTGTTCAG ACGAGGATTCAAAGGAGAATCCCCATCACGAGGAGCCGTGCTGAGGCCGAGCTGGAGTCAAGAGCAGAAGACAAACGGGCGAGCGCTCAGACGGACGCTGCTGCTCTGCGGAATCTAACTGACGAG TTTCACAGGCTGAGGATGTCCATCGAGGAAAATATCCCAAACTGGTCAGGAAGCTCTGAG CCGAGCCCACGTCATCTGGGTCACACCGAGGGGCTGAAGGAGATGAGGGAGATGGCGACGCTCCACCAGCGCCAAGTGGCTCTGATCCACGCTCACAACcggcagctggagcagcagagagacg agcgGGCCCATCAGGTCTCTGTcctgagtgagcagagccgctCGAGTCAGCTGGACAATCTGCTGATGGAgctgagggagcaggaggagaggaaccaggagacacTGCAAGAACTCGCTCGACATCTCCATGCActaca tGTGCGACCTGCTGATCAGCCAGATCCAGCCGAGAATCCAAAGATGCATCCTGACAACTACAAGCTCATTGCCTCTGCGGATGGGCCGCTCTCTGCACAGATAAA AGCCCTGCGACAGACTTACCTGCAGTCAGGTGGGTCGGATCCAGCCGTCGTGGCGCAGATGACCGACCTGCAAGCAGAAGCCCAAAATCTGGAGGAGaatcacacagcagcagcggaggaCAGGA AGGTGAGGCCTCGTCAGCCGGGTCCGAGCTGGGAGCTGctggctctggatcaggagaaccagaggctggaggaggagatccTCAGGATGCagctggacagagagagaaaacatgaccACGAAG cagcagtgaggactGAGCATTGGTTGATCCAGAGGGAGAAGCTCCAGCAGAGTTTACAAgcggaggtggagagaggtggagaagcTTCCTGGTCCTGCAGacaacctcctcctctggttccaCTCCAAACCAAGACCCACACCCAAGCACCTTTTCCTCTG CTCCAGACGAGATCCTTCTCCTCTACGTCAGGCAGACACGTGATGGACCCACTGGACTCTCTGGGTCCAGCTCCCTACGACCCTGC AGCTggttttgtggttttctttgaCCTGGCTCTTGGAGTCGATGCCTCTCAGAAAACACTGCGCCTGGTGGCCGCTCTCTACTCTGAGGGTGTGGAGGTGGGACCCCCGACTCCACTGCCCCCTGTCCAGTGTCTGCCGGGGTTATCTTCACCGTACACCCACAGCCTCGCCCCTGGGAACTACGCTCTTCTGTCAGTGAAACAGCCCGTTCCCAG GATCCAGCCGTCAGCGTCCCTCTGCCTGGTGCTGGAGGTGCAGGCAGCCGGAGATCTGGATGTCCACAACCAGGAGGTGTTCAGACAGTCGCCCTCCGGCTGGACACGACTGGAACTCTTCGATCAACACAACCAG CTCTGTAGTGGCCACTGGAGGATGCCAGTGCGCTGTCTGCCTGTTAAACCTTCACTCAGCATCGCCCAGCTCAACACAATAAACCAG gtGGGGAACATGGAGCTGTGTGTACGTTTGGTAAACAGCCGAGACGAGGACATGCAGACCCTCGTGAAGCCGGACCCTGCCAGCACCAGGCACTACAGATATCAGGCTGTA GTGTCCTCTCTCCACGCGACTGGACAAGCAGCTCCGTCAGTTTCAGCTCCACGGCCCACAGAGGTGAATCAGCTCTGCTCCCCGCTGACATCGACCCATCACACAAACCCTCCACCCACAGATGGAGCCAGTCAGAGTTAA
- the nasp gene encoding nuclear autoantigenic sperm protein isoform X2: MPEETTAKSSSASADEKPCSSSSSSAAAADSSVDVMDEAKKLIGTGNRHLVMGDVVSAVSVFQDACGMLAAKYGDTADECGEAFFLCGKSLLELARMENSVLGNALEGVPEESEEEEQPSNSNVESATNLDDDDDEDDDDDDEGETNGQDKEEEEVGNLQLAWEMLEVAKFIYKRKESKDEQLMAAQTYLKLGEVSAESGNYPQALEDFGECLTLQLKHLPSHSRLLAETHYHVATTLCYMDQYSQAIQHYNSSIKVIEARLAMLQTAIDKATGADVAAEEKTEMEELKQLLPDIKEKVEDAKESQRTVSTASQAIQQTLGGASTSTSSAFCENGGPSSSTAFPIASKIPVKSADGASSSKVSNISHLVRKKRKPEEESPVKDTDAKQAKQEATVNGSADSSASNGKGVKEGKSQEPANKSSSVQSSA, translated from the exons ATGCCGGAGGAAACCACCGCCAAGTCCAGCTCTGCGAG CGCGGACGAGAAGCCatgttcttcatcatcttcatccgctgcagctgctgacag CTCTGTGGACGTCATGGACGAGGCCAAGAAGCTGATCGGCACCGGGAACAGACATCTGGTGATGGGAGATGTGGTTTCTGCGGTCAGTGTTTTCCAGGACGCCTGCGGCATGCT AGCTGCGAAGTACGGAGACACTGCAGATGAGTGTGGCGAGGCCTTCTTCCTCTGTGGGAAGTCCCTGCTGGAGCTCGCCAG GATGGAGAACAGTGTCCTTGGCAACGCCCTGGAGGGAGTCCCAGAGGagtctgaggaagaggagcagcccAGCAACTCAAACGTTGAGAGCGCCACCAATCTTGATG ATGATGATGACGAGGATGATGACGACGATGATGAGGGAGAGACAAATGGACAAGATAAA gaagaggaagaagttgGTAATTTGCAGTTGGCCTGGGAGATGCTGGAAGTGGCCAAATTCATCTATAAAAG GAAGGAGAGCAAAGATGAACAGCTGATGGCAGCTCAGACGTACCTGAAACTCGGAGAAGTCAGCGCTGAATCAG GCAACTACCCTCAGGCACTAGAAGACTTCGGGGAGTGTCTCACCCTGCAGCTGAAGCACTTGCCCTCCCACAGCCGCCTGCTGGCTGAGACCCACTACCACGTCGCCACCACACTGTGCTACATGGACCAGTACAGCCAGGCCATCCAGCACTACAACAGCTCCATTAAAGTCATCGAAGCTCGTCTGG CCATGTTGCAGACGGCGATCGACAAAGCGACGGGAGCAGATGTAGCAGCGGAAGAGAAGACCgagatggaggagctgaagcagcTTCTGCCTGACATcaaggagaaggtggaggacgCCAAGGAGAGCCAGAGAACAGTGAGCACTGCCTCCCAGGCCATCCAGCAGACACTA GGCGGTGCCTCTACCTCAACCTCTTCAGCATTCTGTGAAAACGGCGGCCCTTCATCCTCCACAGCATTTCCCATAGCCAGCAAG ATTCCAGTGAAATCAGCTGACGGCGCCTCATCCTCTAAAGTCTCAAACATCTCCCACCTCGTCAGGAAGAAG aggaaaccagaggaggagagcccAGTAAAGGACACTGACGCTAAGCAAGCGAAACAGGAAGCCACAGTTAATGGCAGCGCCGACTCTAGTGCCAGCAACGGCAAAGGAGTCAAGGAGGGAAAATCACAGGAG CCTGCCAACAAGTCGTCCTCTGTCCAGTCTTCAGCGTGA
- the nasp gene encoding nuclear autoantigenic sperm protein isoform X3, giving the protein MPEETTAKSSSASADEKPCSSSSSSAAAADSSVDVMDEAKKLIGTGNRHLVMGDVVSAVSVFQDACGMLAAKYGDTADECGEAFFLCGKSLLELARMENSVLGNALEGVPEESEEEEQPSNSNVESATNLDDDDDEDDDDDDEGETNGQDKEEEEVGNLQLAWEMLEVAKFIYKRKESKDEQLMAAQTYLKLGEVSAESGNYPQALEDFGECLTLQLKHLPSHSRLLAETHYHVATTLCYMDQYSQAIQHYNSSIKVIEARLAMLQTAIDKATGADVAAEEKTEMEELKQLLPDIKEKVEDAKESQRTVSTASQAIQQTLGGASTSTSSAFCENGGPSSSTAFPIASKIPVKSADGASSSKVSNISHLVRKKPANKSSSVQSSA; this is encoded by the exons ATGCCGGAGGAAACCACCGCCAAGTCCAGCTCTGCGAG CGCGGACGAGAAGCCatgttcttcatcatcttcatccgctgcagctgctgacag CTCTGTGGACGTCATGGACGAGGCCAAGAAGCTGATCGGCACCGGGAACAGACATCTGGTGATGGGAGATGTGGTTTCTGCGGTCAGTGTTTTCCAGGACGCCTGCGGCATGCT AGCTGCGAAGTACGGAGACACTGCAGATGAGTGTGGCGAGGCCTTCTTCCTCTGTGGGAAGTCCCTGCTGGAGCTCGCCAG GATGGAGAACAGTGTCCTTGGCAACGCCCTGGAGGGAGTCCCAGAGGagtctgaggaagaggagcagcccAGCAACTCAAACGTTGAGAGCGCCACCAATCTTGATG ATGATGATGACGAGGATGATGACGACGATGATGAGGGAGAGACAAATGGACAAGATAAA gaagaggaagaagttgGTAATTTGCAGTTGGCCTGGGAGATGCTGGAAGTGGCCAAATTCATCTATAAAAG GAAGGAGAGCAAAGATGAACAGCTGATGGCAGCTCAGACGTACCTGAAACTCGGAGAAGTCAGCGCTGAATCAG GCAACTACCCTCAGGCACTAGAAGACTTCGGGGAGTGTCTCACCCTGCAGCTGAAGCACTTGCCCTCCCACAGCCGCCTGCTGGCTGAGACCCACTACCACGTCGCCACCACACTGTGCTACATGGACCAGTACAGCCAGGCCATCCAGCACTACAACAGCTCCATTAAAGTCATCGAAGCTCGTCTGG CCATGTTGCAGACGGCGATCGACAAAGCGACGGGAGCAGATGTAGCAGCGGAAGAGAAGACCgagatggaggagctgaagcagcTTCTGCCTGACATcaaggagaaggtggaggacgCCAAGGAGAGCCAGAGAACAGTGAGCACTGCCTCCCAGGCCATCCAGCAGACACTA GGCGGTGCCTCTACCTCAACCTCTTCAGCATTCTGTGAAAACGGCGGCCCTTCATCCTCCACAGCATTTCCCATAGCCAGCAAG ATTCCAGTGAAATCAGCTGACGGCGCCTCATCCTCTAAAGTCTCAAACATCTCCCACCTCGTCAGGAAGAAG CCTGCCAACAAGTCGTCCTCTGTCCAGTCTTCAGCGTGA
- the nasp gene encoding nuclear autoantigenic sperm protein isoform X1 has protein sequence MPEETTAKSSSASADEKPCSSSSSSAAAADSSVDVMDEAKKLIGTGNRHLVMGDVVSAVSVFQDACGMLAAKYGDTADECGEAFFLCGKSLLELARMENSVLGNALEGVPEESEEEEQPSNSNVESATNLDDDDDEDDDDDDEGETNGQDKEEEEVGNLQLAWEMLEVAKFIYKRKESKDEQLMAAQTYLKLGEVSAESGNYPQALEDFGECLTLQLKHLPSHSRLLAETHYHVATTLCYMDQYSQAIQHYNSSIKVIEARLAMLQTAIDKATGADVAAEEKTEMEELKQLLPDIKEKVEDAKESQRTVSTASQAIQQTLGGASTSTSSAFCENGGPSSSTAFPIASKIPVKSADGASSSKVSNISHLVRKKRKPEEESPVKDTDAKQAKQEATVNGSADSSASNGKGVKEGKSQEASEGLVSLRSDVCVQQKTLDYRGDKKHAGVTSCFRSLVELLSQKLESVKDDQLFFLEESFLSARLEESCLLVL, from the exons ATGCCGGAGGAAACCACCGCCAAGTCCAGCTCTGCGAG CGCGGACGAGAAGCCatgttcttcatcatcttcatccgctgcagctgctgacag CTCTGTGGACGTCATGGACGAGGCCAAGAAGCTGATCGGCACCGGGAACAGACATCTGGTGATGGGAGATGTGGTTTCTGCGGTCAGTGTTTTCCAGGACGCCTGCGGCATGCT AGCTGCGAAGTACGGAGACACTGCAGATGAGTGTGGCGAGGCCTTCTTCCTCTGTGGGAAGTCCCTGCTGGAGCTCGCCAG GATGGAGAACAGTGTCCTTGGCAACGCCCTGGAGGGAGTCCCAGAGGagtctgaggaagaggagcagcccAGCAACTCAAACGTTGAGAGCGCCACCAATCTTGATG ATGATGATGACGAGGATGATGACGACGATGATGAGGGAGAGACAAATGGACAAGATAAA gaagaggaagaagttgGTAATTTGCAGTTGGCCTGGGAGATGCTGGAAGTGGCCAAATTCATCTATAAAAG GAAGGAGAGCAAAGATGAACAGCTGATGGCAGCTCAGACGTACCTGAAACTCGGAGAAGTCAGCGCTGAATCAG GCAACTACCCTCAGGCACTAGAAGACTTCGGGGAGTGTCTCACCCTGCAGCTGAAGCACTTGCCCTCCCACAGCCGCCTGCTGGCTGAGACCCACTACCACGTCGCCACCACACTGTGCTACATGGACCAGTACAGCCAGGCCATCCAGCACTACAACAGCTCCATTAAAGTCATCGAAGCTCGTCTGG CCATGTTGCAGACGGCGATCGACAAAGCGACGGGAGCAGATGTAGCAGCGGAAGAGAAGACCgagatggaggagctgaagcagcTTCTGCCTGACATcaaggagaaggtggaggacgCCAAGGAGAGCCAGAGAACAGTGAGCACTGCCTCCCAGGCCATCCAGCAGACACTA GGCGGTGCCTCTACCTCAACCTCTTCAGCATTCTGTGAAAACGGCGGCCCTTCATCCTCCACAGCATTTCCCATAGCCAGCAAG ATTCCAGTGAAATCAGCTGACGGCGCCTCATCCTCTAAAGTCTCAAACATCTCCCACCTCGTCAGGAAGAAG aggaaaccagaggaggagagcccAGTAAAGGACACTGACGCTAAGCAAGCGAAACAGGAAGCCACAGTTAATGGCAGCGCCGACTCTAGTGCCAGCAACGGCAAAGGAGTCAAGGAGGGAAAATCACAGGAGGCGAGTGAAGGGCTTGTGTCTTTACGTTCTGATGTATGTGTCCAACAGAAGACTTTGGATTATCGAGGAGACAAGAAACATGCAGGAGTTACGAGCTGCTTTAGGTCTCTGGTGGAGCTTCTATCACAGAAGCTTGAGTCTGTGAAAGATGATCAGTTGTTCTTCTTGGAGGAAAGTTTCCTCTCAGCACGTTTGGAGGAATCCTGTCTTTTGGTGCTTTAA